From Pedobacter indicus, a single genomic window includes:
- a CDS encoding efflux RND transporter periplasmic adaptor subunit, with product MAKKKNKLKYVIIGLVVLLVFVIIANKMGWIGQGNITKVATEKVEKRTVNETVSASGKIQPEIEVKLSSEVSGEIVELNVKEGDIVKQGQVLCRVKPDILQSGYDRAVASLNSQKATLAAAQEQLKQTEASFENIEANFKRNEELFNKKVISVAEFETARSEYLGAKANLEAQRQNVVGTRYGIDQSQAMVKEAADNLARTTIYAPVDGVVSMLSVELGERVVGTAQMAGTEIMRIANMVSMEVNVDVNENDINRVAVNNEATIEVDAFRDRKFKGIVTEIASSANDLATATTEQVTNFSVKVRILRESYEDLGKDGNLLTSPFKPGLSATVDIHTQKDNGLSVPIQAVTTRERGSANENQTTDKDSTATDNANAPDDTANVAGRNGTTTNQPAGNLQEVVFVYREGKVHQVEVTTGIQDDKYIRILTGLNENDEVVVSPFTAISKTLKDQETVEKVKQEELF from the coding sequence ATGGCAAAGAAGAAAAATAAACTAAAATATGTTATCATCGGCTTGGTAGTGCTATTGGTGTTTGTGATTATTGCAAATAAAATGGGCTGGATTGGTCAAGGGAATATAACAAAGGTAGCAACCGAAAAAGTAGAAAAACGAACGGTTAATGAAACAGTTTCCGCTAGTGGTAAAATCCAACCAGAGATTGAAGTGAAGTTGAGTTCAGAAGTTTCTGGTGAGATTGTGGAGTTAAATGTGAAAGAAGGAGATATTGTAAAACAAGGGCAAGTGCTCTGTCGTGTAAAACCGGATATTTTACAATCAGGTTATGATCGTGCGGTCGCGTCTTTGAACTCACAGAAAGCTACTTTGGCAGCCGCGCAAGAACAGTTAAAGCAAACCGAAGCGTCTTTTGAAAATATTGAGGCAAACTTTAAACGTAACGAGGAACTATTTAATAAAAAAGTGATCTCAGTGGCTGAATTTGAAACAGCACGATCGGAATATTTAGGTGCAAAGGCTAATTTGGAAGCACAGAGACAAAATGTTGTGGGCACTCGTTATGGTATTGACCAGTCGCAGGCGATGGTTAAAGAAGCGGCAGATAATTTGGCGCGGACTACAATTTACGCTCCGGTTGATGGTGTTGTTTCCATGTTGAGCGTTGAGCTAGGTGAGCGTGTAGTGGGTACCGCGCAGATGGCAGGTACTGAAATTATGCGGATAGCAAATATGGTGTCTATGGAGGTAAATGTTGACGTAAATGAAAATGATATCAATCGCGTCGCTGTAAATAATGAGGCAACGATCGAAGTCGACGCATTTAGAGATCGCAAGTTTAAGGGTATTGTTACTGAAATTGCAAGTTCTGCTAATGATCTGGCTACTGCCACGACTGAGCAGGTAACCAACTTTAGCGTTAAAGTACGCATATTGAGAGAGTCTTATGAGGATTTAGGCAAGGATGGAAATCTTTTGACTTCTCCGTTTAAGCCAGGATTGTCAGCAACGGTTGATATCCATACACAGAAAGACAACGGCTTGTCTGTTCCTATACAGGCTGTGACTACTAGAGAGCGTGGATCTGCTAACGAAAACCAGACAACGGATAAAGATAGTACAGCAACGGATAATGCCAATGCGCCTGATGATACAGCGAACGTTGCAGGGAGAAATGGCACCACAACCAACCAACCTGCAGGAAACCTCCAAGAGGTAGTATTTGTCTATCGCGAGGGGAAGGTTCATCAAGTTGAAGTAACGACCGGTATACAAGATGATAAATATATTCGGATTTTAACGGGATTGAATGAGAATGATGAAGTCGTTGTTAGTCCATTTACTGCAATATCCAAGACATTAAAAGATCAGGAAACCGTTGAGAAAGTGAAGCAAGAGGAGCTTTTCTAA
- a CDS encoding acyl-ACP desaturase gives MQEQEPIHEGSRKEVMAYLEPFMLNEMSEYLKPVEQMWQPADFLPDASRDTFFQEVKDLQESAKELSYDTVAVLIGDTITEEALPTYESWLTMVEDVSKNGQGGWMKWVRAWTAEENRHGDLLNKYLYLSGRVDMRQMEISTQYLIQDGFEIGTGHDPYRNFIYTSFQELATNVSHRRVAGLAKQSGDKLLAKMCGVIASDEARHAKAYMSFIKKASEVDPNEVLIAFADMMRHKIVMPAHFLREMGVNIGQTFGHFTDAAQRLGVYTSVDYVDIMKTLITEWNVESMRNLNEAGEKARDYVMTLPDRLMRVAERVRLPNIEYKFKWIHG, from the coding sequence ATGCAAGAACAAGAACCAATACACGAAGGGTCCCGAAAAGAAGTCATGGCATATCTTGAGCCGTTTATGCTCAATGAGATGAGTGAATATTTAAAACCGGTAGAACAAATGTGGCAACCGGCCGATTTTCTGCCGGATGCTTCAAGAGATACATTCTTCCAAGAGGTTAAAGACCTCCAAGAATCAGCGAAAGAGCTTTCGTATGACACGGTAGCGGTTTTGATTGGCGATACGATTACAGAGGAAGCACTTCCCACCTATGAATCCTGGCTAACCATGGTTGAAGATGTTTCAAAGAATGGTCAGGGTGGTTGGATGAAATGGGTCAGAGCCTGGACAGCTGAAGAGAACCGCCATGGCGATTTGTTGAACAAATATCTTTACCTTTCGGGTCGGGTGGATATGCGTCAAATGGAGATATCTACTCAGTATTTGATTCAAGATGGATTTGAGATTGGTACTGGCCACGATCCTTATAGGAATTTTATTTACACTTCATTTCAAGAACTAGCCACGAATGTATCTCATCGTCGTGTGGCTGGTCTGGCAAAACAGTCAGGCGATAAATTACTAGCGAAGATGTGTGGCGTTATTGCTTCTGATGAAGCACGACACGCAAAAGCCTACATGTCTTTTATAAAGAAGGCGTCTGAAGTCGACCCGAATGAGGTATTGATAGCATTTGCTGATATGATGCGCCATAAGATTGTAATGCCTGCTCATTTCTTACGGGAAATGGGGGTAAATATAGGTCAGACCTTTGGACATTTTACAGATGCTGCACAACGTTTGGGTGTCTACACCTCCGTAGATTATGTTGATATTATGAAGACCCTTATTACGGAATGGAACGTTGAATCTATGCGCAACTTAAATGAAGCTGGTGAAAAGGCACGTGATTATGTAATGACTTTGCCTGATAGATTAATGCGTGTTGCTGAAAGGGTTCGTTTACCCAATATCGAATACAAATTTAAATGGATTCACGGTTAA